In one Echinicola marina genomic region, the following are encoded:
- a CDS encoding M1 family metallopeptidase produces the protein MKQLPVAALLLCSLSANAQLFPHDATFNRQDTLRGSITQERAWWDLQHYLLDIKVNPEKQSISGTNTMTYQVKGEKKRLQIDLQPPMKLNKAIQNGEELEIEHDGNAHYISLQTKQSIGESYEITFHFSGSPVVAVRPPWDGGLTWQKDSNGLPFIANANQGIGSSVWWPNKDHPADEPDNGAIIRVEVPEKLMDVSNGHLIKTERNRKANTKTYTWEVKNPINNYGININIGDYVHFSEKYQGEKGELDMDYYVLRENLAKAKKQFKDAVRMMEAFEHWFGPYPFYEDGYKLVEAPYLGMEHQSSVTYGNGYENGYLGRDLSGTGWGLKFDFIIIHESGHEWFANNITNRDVADMWVHEGFTAYSESLFLDYFYGTEAASDYVLGTRMAINNDRPIIGKYGVNYEGSGDMYYKGANLLHTIRQIVNDDEKWRGILRGLNEKFYHSTVTSSQVESYISENVSIDLSTVFDQYLRDTKIPVFSYTVKDGTLAYRWENTVDGFNMPVKIWIDGKEKWLKPTTEWKSLQLTSTQISLKVDRNFYVASMDILGK, from the coding sequence ATGAAACAGCTGCCTGTAGCAGCTTTACTGCTTTGCAGTTTATCTGCAAATGCCCAACTTTTTCCTCATGATGCAACATTTAACAGACAAGACACTTTAAGAGGTTCTATTACCCAAGAAAGGGCCTGGTGGGATCTACAGCATTATTTATTGGATATCAAAGTCAATCCTGAGAAACAATCCATCTCCGGAACCAATACCATGACCTATCAAGTCAAAGGAGAGAAAAAAAGACTTCAAATTGATCTCCAGCCTCCCATGAAGCTGAACAAAGCCATTCAGAATGGAGAAGAACTTGAAATAGAACATGATGGTAATGCTCATTATATCAGTTTACAAACTAAGCAATCCATAGGGGAAAGTTATGAAATTACCTTTCACTTTTCTGGGAGTCCTGTAGTAGCTGTAAGACCTCCATGGGATGGAGGACTCACTTGGCAAAAAGACAGTAATGGCTTGCCATTTATTGCCAATGCCAATCAAGGTATAGGCTCCAGCGTCTGGTGGCCAAATAAAGACCATCCTGCCGATGAGCCAGACAATGGCGCCATCATAAGAGTAGAAGTACCTGAAAAACTAATGGATGTTTCCAATGGTCACCTGATCAAGACCGAGCGCAACAGAAAAGCCAATACAAAAACCTACACTTGGGAAGTCAAAAACCCAATAAATAATTACGGCATCAATATCAATATCGGTGATTATGTTCATTTCTCTGAAAAGTACCAAGGAGAAAAAGGTGAACTGGATATGGACTATTATGTCCTGCGTGAAAATCTCGCAAAGGCTAAAAAACAATTCAAGGATGCTGTTCGCATGATGGAAGCCTTCGAACACTGGTTTGGCCCGTATCCCTTTTATGAAGATGGGTATAAACTAGTGGAAGCCCCTTACTTGGGAATGGAGCACCAAAGCTCAGTAACCTATGGAAATGGCTATGAAAATGGCTATTTGGGCCGTGATCTAAGTGGTACTGGCTGGGGCTTGAAGTTTGACTTTATTATTATTCATGAATCCGGTCATGAATGGTTTGCCAATAATATCACCAATAGGGATGTGGCTGATATGTGGGTGCATGAAGGCTTCACCGCTTACTCCGAAAGTCTGTTTTTGGATTACTTCTATGGTACAGAAGCTGCCAGTGATTATGTTTTAGGAACACGCATGGCCATCAATAATGATCGACCTATTATCGGAAAATATGGGGTTAACTATGAAGGATCAGGGGATATGTACTATAAAGGGGCCAACCTATTACACACTATCCGCCAAATCGTTAATGACGATGAAAAATGGCGAGGAATACTAAGAGGGCTTAATGAGAAATTCTATCATAGTACGGTTACCAGCAGTCAGGTGGAGAGCTATATTAGCGAAAATGTCAGCATTGACCTAAGTACCGTTTTTGACCAATACTTGAGAGATACAAAAATCCCTGTATTCAGCTATACAGTTAAAGATGGCACTTTGGCTTACCGCTGGGAAAATACAGTCGATGGTTTTAATATGCCTGTTAAAATCTGGATTGATGGCAAGGAAAAATGGTTAAAACCAACAACCGAATGGAAATCCCTTCAACTTACATCCACGCAAATAAGCCTAAAAGTGGACCGCAATTTTTATGTAGCCAGCATGGATATTTTGGGAAAATAA
- a CDS encoding M16 family metallopeptidase, with the protein MKKSVFTLLVMIGCMATTLAQTFRSEDINIEYERYVLPNGLRLLVHEDHKAPIVAVNVWYHVGSKNEKPGKSGFAHLFEHLMFNGSENFDDDYFQAIERIGGTDVNGTTNTDRTNYFQNVPVAALDQVLFLESDRMGHLLGVIDQEVLDEQRGVVQNEKRQGENQPYGMQWDYVTKAMYPKGHPYSWTVIGEMEDLNAATVDDVHEWFKSYYGAANAVIAIAGDIDPDDVYQRVLKYFGDIPAGQTVERQEVNIPVHARDSYQVYEDRVPESRVLFAWNTPQFGDREDIHFDLIAALLSSGKSSRLYKRLVYEDQLASQVQAFQASSEIASRFITYANVRPGEDVQGVRKIMMEEIERLVDEGPTEAELKRVKAAYFANFIKGMERIGGFGGISDILASNETYFGDASYYKTVLQYVEEATVADLKATAQEWLNQGKHVLVCNPFPDYTVSEGSVDRSSLPPLGAAKSSKFPDLQKATLSNGMKVILAQRKGVPTVAMNLMFDAGYKSDYLSKAGTASLAMNLMDEGTKDMGTLEISEKLQMLGASLNTGSDTDISSVSMTTLKPTLDESLDLFADVVLNPAFAEKEFERLKQEQLNNIKREKSQPVPMALRVMNRYLYGENHPYSNPYTGTGYENTVAELSREDMVNFYQTWIKPNNATLVITGDVEMAELKSKLETAFKSWKKGDIPSISFKKPETNTKNTLYLMDRPESQQSVIIAGNLIDKYGDISEIAREQMINILGGEFTSRINMNLREDKHWAYGAFGLVMNAEHERPFLVYAPVQTDKSAESIQELKKELTQFIGDKPATEEELEKVKNNQVLALPGQWETNAAVNSSLYNMVKYNLPEDYYQKYDANVRSLDLTDVKKVSEQVVQPENINWFVVGDKEKIMDKLETLGFDQIVEIDTDGNPVKKEIPKIPQEGDK; encoded by the coding sequence ATGAAAAAATCAGTTTTTACCCTATTAGTTATGATAGGCTGTATGGCGACTACCTTAGCCCAAACCTTTAGATCCGAAGATATCAATATCGAGTATGAACGGTATGTACTGCCAAATGGATTGCGACTTTTGGTACATGAAGATCATAAGGCCCCTATTGTGGCGGTCAATGTTTGGTACCATGTAGGCTCCAAAAATGAAAAACCCGGAAAGAGTGGCTTTGCCCACTTATTTGAGCACCTGATGTTCAATGGCTCTGAAAATTTTGACGATGATTACTTTCAGGCCATAGAAAGGATAGGCGGGACAGATGTAAATGGAACGACCAATACTGATCGTACCAATTATTTCCAAAATGTGCCTGTAGCGGCTTTGGATCAAGTCCTCTTTTTAGAGTCTGACAGAATGGGACATTTATTGGGCGTTATCGATCAGGAAGTGTTGGATGAGCAAAGGGGAGTGGTGCAGAATGAAAAAAGACAAGGCGAAAATCAACCTTATGGGATGCAGTGGGATTATGTTACCAAAGCCATGTATCCTAAAGGACATCCATATTCTTGGACGGTCATTGGAGAAATGGAAGATTTAAATGCGGCCACCGTTGATGATGTGCATGAATGGTTCAAATCCTACTATGGTGCTGCCAATGCTGTGATAGCCATCGCAGGTGATATTGATCCGGATGATGTTTATCAAAGGGTGTTGAAATACTTTGGTGATATCCCAGCCGGTCAAACGGTGGAGCGACAAGAAGTAAATATTCCCGTACATGCCAGGGATTCCTATCAGGTTTATGAAGACCGTGTACCAGAAAGTAGGGTGCTTTTTGCATGGAATACCCCACAGTTTGGGGATAGGGAGGACATTCATTTTGATTTGATTGCGGCCTTACTGAGTAGTGGTAAGAGCAGTAGATTGTACAAAAGGTTGGTTTATGAAGATCAATTGGCCAGTCAGGTTCAAGCTTTCCAAGCCTCTTCAGAAATTGCTAGCCGATTTATCACTTATGCCAATGTAAGGCCGGGTGAGGATGTACAGGGAGTCAGAAAAATCATGATGGAGGAAATAGAAAGGTTGGTGGATGAAGGTCCGACAGAAGCAGAACTTAAGCGTGTAAAGGCAGCTTATTTTGCCAATTTTATTAAAGGAATGGAGCGAATTGGTGGATTTGGAGGGATTTCGGATATTTTGGCTTCCAATGAAACCTATTTTGGAGATGCGTCTTATTACAAAACGGTATTGCAATATGTGGAAGAAGCTACAGTAGCGGATTTAAAGGCGACCGCGCAAGAATGGCTGAATCAGGGTAAGCATGTGTTGGTATGTAATCCTTTTCCTGATTATACAGTTAGTGAGGGCTCAGTGGATCGCTCATCATTGCCTCCTTTGGGAGCGGCAAAAAGCTCTAAGTTTCCTGATTTACAAAAAGCAACGCTTTCCAATGGGATGAAAGTAATTTTAGCACAGCGCAAAGGAGTTCCGACTGTAGCCATGAATTTAATGTTTGACGCCGGATATAAGTCAGATTATTTGTCCAAAGCTGGTACTGCTTCATTGGCCATGAATCTTATGGATGAGGGAACTAAAGATATGGGGACTTTGGAGATCAGTGAAAAACTACAAATGCTTGGTGCCAGCTTAAATACAGGATCTGATACGGATATTTCCTCTGTCAGTATGACGACTTTAAAGCCCACATTGGATGAAAGCTTGGATCTTTTTGCAGATGTAGTGCTTAATCCGGCTTTTGCAGAGAAAGAGTTTGAGCGTTTGAAGCAAGAACAGCTGAATAATATCAAACGTGAAAAATCCCAACCAGTGCCTATGGCCTTACGGGTGATGAACAGATACCTTTATGGAGAAAACCACCCATATAGTAATCCTTATACAGGAACAGGATATGAGAATACCGTTGCTGAATTAAGCAGGGAGGATATGGTGAACTTTTATCAGACTTGGATCAAACCGAATAATGCAACATTGGTGATTACTGGTGATGTGGAAATGGCAGAGCTGAAATCAAAATTGGAAACTGCTTTCAAAAGTTGGAAGAAAGGAGATATACCGAGCATAAGCTTTAAGAAACCTGAAACTAATACCAAAAATACACTGTATTTGATGGACAGGCCAGAATCCCAGCAGTCTGTGATTATTGCTGGAAACTTGATAGATAAATATGGGGACATTTCTGAAATTGCCCGTGAGCAGATGATCAATATTTTGGGCGGTGAATTTACTTCCCGAATCAATATGAATTTGAGAGAAGATAAGCATTGGGCATATGGCGCCTTTGGTTTGGTGATGAATGCAGAGCATGAGCGTCCTTTTTTGGTCTATGCACCAGTGCAAACAGATAAATCAGCCGAATCCATCCAAGAATTGAAGAAGGAATTGACACAATTTATTGGCGATAAACCAGCTACCGAGGAGGAATTGGAAAAAGTTAAAAATAACCAAGTACTGGCCTTACCCGGACAATGGGAAACCAATGCTGCTGTAAACAGCTCATTGTACAATATGGTGAAGTACAATCTTCCTGAGGATTATTATCAAAAGTATGATGCCAATGTAAGAAGCTTGGATCTTACGGATGTGAAGAAAGTCAGTGAGCAAGTTGTACAGCCAGAGAATATCAATTGGTTTGTGGTAGGAGATAAGGAAAAAATCATGGACAAGCTGGAAACTTTAGGTTTTGATCAGATTGTAGAAATCGATACAGATGGCAATCCAGTCAAAAAGGAAATACCTAAGATTCCTCAAGAAGGAGACAAATGA
- a CDS encoding S9 family peptidase, with protein MKKRLLIMAWLMTILPQMLIAQDSQLSLDRIYSGEFVQKGLPALQWVDDGEAYAVVEIGASGDPEIVKYRTDSGEKSIIVESSKLKPQGSDQSIGIESFSFSPDKSKLLIFTNSSRVWRVNTKGDFWVFDLATNELEQLGEAFPASSLMFAKFSEDQTKVAYVYEFDLYVEDLETGEITQLTNSGGKDIINGTFDWAYEEEFGARDGFRWSPSGEQLAFWNFDISKVGTFYMINNTDSIYSKPIPLQYPKVGQDPSSVKIGVVDLVTDELRWVPIPGSTVQNYLPGMQWIDEQTLLIQQLNRHQNKLTVWTYDIIAEELKEIYKEVEDTWVDIYYPDVSAGGWEENDLKLVDDNSAFLRMTENDGWRHIYKVALTTGEKTLLTPTDYDVASIAGMTDKEIYFHASPENTAQRYLYKTDLKGKGKSSRLTPEAFTGINIYNCSPNGEYAILSHSEAMSPNTYHLIALKKHKEIRTLEGNLEYKEQLGNLDLPEVEFFQVDIDGGVQIDGRMIKPVDFDPNKQYPVLFHVYGEPWGAVATDNFVGLWNIMLAQQGYVIIDMDNRGTPCLKGSEWRKSIYRKVGVINADDQAKAAKEVFKTFGFIDPERVAVWGWSGGGSMTQNLLFKYPDIYQTGLAVAGVSFQLIYDNIYQERYMGLLQENPEDFFNGSPITYAKGLEGNLLLVHGTNDDNVHYQSQELLVNELIRQNKQFTMMAYPNRSHGIYEGANTRRHLYTLLTNYLMKHTPVND; from the coding sequence ATGAAAAAGAGATTATTGATCATGGCATGGCTGATGACTATACTGCCACAAATGCTAATTGCCCAAGATTCACAGCTGAGTTTAGACCGCATTTATTCAGGAGAATTTGTTCAAAAAGGATTACCAGCCTTACAGTGGGTGGATGATGGAGAGGCCTATGCAGTAGTGGAAATAGGTGCTTCTGGCGATCCTGAAATTGTCAAATATAGAACTGATTCTGGAGAGAAAAGCATAATAGTGGAGTCTTCCAAACTGAAGCCCCAAGGCTCTGATCAATCTATCGGAATAGAAAGTTTTAGCTTTAGTCCTGATAAATCCAAGCTCTTGATTTTTACCAATTCTTCAAGGGTTTGGCGTGTCAATACCAAAGGGGATTTTTGGGTTTTTGATTTGGCGACTAATGAATTGGAGCAATTAGGCGAAGCGTTTCCAGCTTCTTCGCTGATGTTTGCTAAATTCTCCGAAGATCAGACAAAAGTAGCCTATGTGTATGAATTTGACCTTTATGTGGAGGATCTCGAAACCGGTGAAATTACGCAGTTGACCAATTCAGGAGGCAAAGATATCATTAATGGAACCTTTGATTGGGCCTATGAAGAAGAATTTGGGGCTCGTGATGGATTTAGATGGAGCCCATCTGGAGAGCAATTGGCATTTTGGAACTTTGATATTTCCAAGGTGGGGACTTTCTATATGATCAATAATACAGATTCTATTTATTCCAAGCCAATTCCATTACAGTATCCTAAGGTAGGGCAGGATCCTTCCTCGGTGAAAATAGGCGTGGTGGATTTAGTAACAGATGAGCTCCGTTGGGTTCCTATTCCTGGATCCACAGTCCAAAATTATTTGCCCGGCATGCAATGGATAGACGAGCAAACGCTATTGATCCAACAGCTGAACAGACATCAGAATAAGTTGACTGTATGGACGTATGATATAATTGCTGAGGAGCTAAAGGAGATATATAAAGAAGTAGAGGATACTTGGGTGGACATTTATTATCCAGATGTATCTGCAGGAGGTTGGGAAGAAAATGACCTCAAATTGGTGGATGATAATTCAGCCTTTTTGCGCATGACAGAGAATGATGGCTGGAGACATATTTATAAAGTAGCATTAACGACAGGGGAAAAGACTTTGCTTACACCTACTGACTATGATGTAGCCAGCATAGCAGGAATGACCGATAAGGAAATCTATTTTCATGCTTCTCCCGAAAATACTGCTCAGCGTTATTTGTACAAAACCGATTTAAAGGGCAAAGGAAAAAGCAGTAGGTTAACCCCTGAAGCATTCACTGGAATCAATATTTATAATTGCTCTCCAAATGGTGAATATGCTATTTTAAGCCATAGTGAGGCAATGTCCCCAAATACTTATCATTTAATTGCTTTGAAAAAGCATAAAGAGATAAGAACCTTGGAAGGCAATTTGGAATATAAAGAGCAACTTGGGAATTTGGATTTGCCAGAGGTGGAATTTTTCCAAGTGGACATTGATGGTGGAGTACAGATAGATGGCCGAATGATCAAGCCGGTGGATTTCGATCCAAATAAGCAGTACCCAGTGTTATTCCATGTTTATGGAGAGCCATGGGGAGCTGTGGCCACGGATAATTTTGTTGGTCTTTGGAATATCATGTTGGCGCAGCAAGGATATGTGATTATTGACATGGATAATAGGGGGACCCCATGTTTGAAAGGCAGTGAATGGAGAAAGAGCATTTATAGGAAAGTGGGAGTGATCAATGCCGATGATCAGGCCAAGGCAGCCAAAGAAGTTTTTAAGACTTTTGGCTTTATCGACCCTGAAAGGGTGGCTGTTTGGGGTTGGAGCGGTGGTGGTTCCATGACCCAAAATCTACTCTTCAAATATCCCGATATATACCAAACAGGCTTGGCAGTTGCTGGTGTATCTTTCCAGTTAATTTATGATAATATTTACCAAGAGCGTTATATGGGATTGCTCCAAGAAAATCCAGAAGATTTCTTCAATGGTTCACCCATTACTTATGCTAAGGGCTTGGAGGGGAATTTATTATTAGTGCATGGTACCAATGATGATAATGTGCATTATCAAAGCCAGGAACTATTGGTTAACGAATTGATCCGTCAAAACAAGCAATTTACCATGATGGCCTATCCGAACCGTTCTCATGGGATTTACGAAGGAGCTAACACGAGAAGGCATTTGTATACGCTTCTGACCAACTACCTGATGAAGCATACTCCAGTCAATGATTAG
- a CDS encoding YfcC family protein, producing the protein MRKFPNALVIMLGFILFVSLLTYLLPKGAYQRIENPDLNYVTVVPDSYNEIEAAPLKVGQILLSIPEGIIGRAELIALIFLLGGAFYVVDKTGAFRDGIHYMTEKLTGKESSALAVISLLFTTGGALNGLQEEIIAMTPVLLFFAHRLGYNTLVAIGISYGSAVVGSSFSPMNPFAVGMAQKTAELPLFSGSIFRIIILILAYILWTGLVIRYANNNKVEKLKEESREKHKMKARNIAILMLTALAFIIVIYGLLILDWGFNEMSAEFFALGIIAGLVGRLGFNGTAEAYIEGFKEMTFAAIIIGLANSITLILKQGMIIDTIIYALFTPLQYLPKSVAAIAMMGAQALLHFPVPSYSAQAIMTMPILAPLSDLIGISRQVCILAYQYGAVMMDMIIPTNGALMAIISVAGISFNKWLGFAFRLTLVMLILGAVAVMVGIYIGY; encoded by the coding sequence ATGAGAAAATTCCCCAATGCCCTTGTCATCATGCTGGGCTTTATTCTTTTTGTTAGTCTTTTGACCTATTTACTTCCCAAAGGAGCATATCAACGGATAGAAAACCCTGATCTCAATTATGTCACAGTAGTTCCTGACTCCTATAATGAAATTGAAGCTGCCCCCCTCAAGGTCGGGCAAATCCTCTTATCCATTCCTGAAGGTATTATTGGCAGGGCAGAATTAATAGCCCTGATTTTTTTATTGGGCGGAGCTTTTTATGTGGTGGATAAAACAGGGGCATTTAGAGATGGCATACATTATATGACCGAAAAACTTACGGGAAAAGAATCCAGTGCACTGGCAGTAATTTCTTTACTTTTCACCACCGGAGGAGCCCTCAATGGCCTTCAGGAAGAAATAATTGCCATGACTCCAGTATTGCTATTTTTCGCCCATCGGCTGGGATACAATACCCTCGTGGCTATAGGAATAAGTTATGGTTCGGCTGTGGTAGGTTCCTCCTTTAGCCCCATGAACCCATTTGCCGTCGGCATGGCCCAAAAGACGGCAGAATTACCCCTTTTCTCTGGAAGCATTTTCAGGATCATAATACTTATTTTGGCCTATATACTTTGGACAGGCCTGGTCATTCGTTATGCCAATAATAATAAAGTAGAAAAGCTAAAGGAAGAATCCAGAGAAAAGCATAAAATGAAAGCCAGGAATATTGCAATACTTATGCTTACTGCCCTGGCCTTTATTATAGTTATTTATGGGCTGCTAATATTAGATTGGGGCTTCAATGAAATGTCTGCTGAATTTTTTGCTTTGGGAATTATTGCTGGTCTTGTGGGTCGTTTGGGCTTCAATGGAACAGCAGAAGCCTATATTGAAGGATTTAAAGAAATGACTTTTGCGGCCATTATCATAGGTTTGGCCAATAGCATCACGCTAATTCTCAAACAAGGCATGATCATCGACACTATTATTTACGCGCTATTTACACCATTACAGTATTTGCCTAAAAGTGTAGCCGCCATTGCTATGATGGGGGCACAAGCACTTTTACATTTTCCAGTTCCCAGTTATTCAGCCCAGGCCATTATGACCATGCCCATTTTGGCACCACTTTCTGATCTTATCGGTATCTCCAGACAGGTCTGTATATTGGCCTACCAATATGGCGCTGTCATGATGGATATGATCATCCCAACCAATGGAGCGCTGATGGCCATTATCAGCGTAGCGGGGATCTCTTTTAATAAATGGTTGGGATTTGCCTTTAGGCTTACTTTGGTCATGCTGATCTTAGGAGCTGTGGCAGTGATGGTCGGGATATATATTGGGTATTAA
- a CDS encoding M1 family metallopeptidase: MNPIIPKFGVGLSLLSLLMACEPQNSEFTLEDGVSKNLAETRKELISEVKYTMDFDIPAEINKPIPAVLDLSFALGKKEDIFLDFSAATENLKSIQVNGVSVAIIHQLEHIQIPAENLNKGANQVHIEFIAGENSLNRNEEYLYSLLVPDRARSLFPCFDQPNIKASYQLNITAPRDWKVMCGAPKLSQIEKGNSIQHQFGETDKMSTYLFSFVAGKFNTAKENPGSFDMELFYRETDPEKVEGSVPQIFELHQKSISFLEDYTAFPFPFQKLDFAAIPIFQYGGMEHVGAIQYKEPSLFLDETATKSQVLGRAKLISHEVGHMWFGDLVTMDWFEDVWLKEVFANFMADKIVNPSFPDINHDLLFLVSHYPAAYAEDRTQGTNPIKQPLENLKYSGTLYGNIIYHKAPIMMRQLEALIGQEDFQEGIKAYMETFQYGNATWADLVGILDKRTAIDLDQWSEVWVNQSGRPIFKDNINYDEQGLISDFEISQYAEDGSDHFWPQVFDISLIYNDNVKVYTLDMRNSKVQLQEAIGAKKPQAIVYNSDGFGYGVFPVGEVELEFIPQLKDEVSRAQAYINSYENTLNGNLDPEGAVTVRLEGLKQEQNELLIRNISGQCSNLFWTYLSQEERNAVQPALLKVLFNRMETELPANIKKTLFGLYSSVAYSKDAKEQLYKIWSKETVIPNLNLNEDDYTELAMKLILFEHPKTEEIIKITKDAIINPDKLERFEFLLSALSADENQRDAKAAGFAQAVNREKEAWVSAALSFIHHPLRQNSGIKHLRASLDLLDEVQRTGDIFFPKAWLNSTIGRYSSPEAHRILNEFLDDNPDLNPVLWKKLMQASDDLVRVNS, encoded by the coding sequence ATGAACCCTATTATTCCCAAATTTGGCGTTGGATTAAGTTTACTGTCTCTGCTTATGGCTTGTGAACCACAAAACTCAGAATTTACACTTGAGGATGGTGTTTCCAAAAACCTTGCTGAAACCAGAAAGGAGCTGATCAGTGAGGTCAAATACACCATGGATTTTGATATTCCTGCTGAGATAAATAAACCAATTCCGGCTGTTTTGGATCTGAGTTTTGCCTTGGGGAAAAAGGAAGATATTTTTCTTGATTTTAGTGCAGCCACCGAAAATCTCAAAAGTATCCAGGTAAATGGAGTCAGTGTGGCAATAATTCATCAACTGGAACATATCCAAATTCCAGCTGAAAACCTGAATAAAGGTGCCAATCAAGTCCATATAGAATTTATCGCTGGAGAAAATTCACTCAATAGGAATGAGGAATATCTCTATTCGCTTTTGGTACCTGATAGGGCAAGATCCCTTTTTCCTTGTTTTGATCAACCGAATATAAAGGCCAGTTATCAGCTGAACATCACCGCTCCTAGGGACTGGAAAGTAATGTGCGGGGCACCAAAGCTTAGCCAAATTGAAAAAGGAAATAGTATCCAGCATCAGTTTGGGGAGACCGATAAAATGAGCACCTACCTATTTTCCTTTGTGGCAGGAAAATTCAATACTGCAAAAGAAAACCCGGGCAGCTTTGACATGGAATTGTTTTACAGGGAGACTGATCCTGAGAAAGTGGAGGGATCTGTTCCTCAGATTTTTGAGCTGCATCAAAAGTCAATAAGTTTCTTAGAGGATTATACGGCCTTTCCCTTTCCTTTCCAGAAGTTGGATTTTGCAGCTATTCCTATATTCCAGTATGGTGGAATGGAACATGTAGGTGCCATTCAGTATAAAGAACCAAGTCTATTTTTGGATGAAACTGCTACGAAGAGCCAAGTTTTGGGAAGGGCAAAACTAATTTCACATGAGGTTGGGCATATGTGGTTTGGGGATTTGGTGACCATGGACTGGTTTGAAGATGTATGGTTGAAAGAGGTATTTGCCAATTTTATGGCTGACAAAATTGTTAATCCTTCTTTTCCTGATATTAACCATGATTTATTGTTTTTGGTGAGTCATTATCCTGCTGCCTACGCTGAAGATAGAACTCAAGGTACCAATCCGATCAAGCAGCCACTGGAAAATTTGAAATACTCGGGAACCCTTTATGGCAATATCATCTATCATAAGGCGCCTATCATGATGCGTCAACTGGAAGCACTTATTGGACAGGAGGATTTTCAGGAAGGGATCAAAGCATATATGGAAACCTTCCAATATGGAAATGCTACCTGGGCAGATTTGGTGGGTATACTGGACAAGAGAACAGCAATAGATCTTGATCAATGGAGTGAAGTTTGGGTAAACCAAAGTGGAAGACCCATTTTTAAGGACAATATCAATTATGATGAACAAGGTTTGATTTCCGATTTTGAGATTAGCCAATATGCAGAAGATGGAAGTGATCATTTTTGGCCCCAGGTCTTTGATATTAGCCTTATTTATAATGATAATGTAAAGGTTTACACCCTGGATATGAGGAACAGTAAGGTGCAATTACAGGAAGCAATTGGAGCCAAAAAGCCTCAAGCTATTGTTTATAATTCAGATGGTTTTGGCTACGGGGTATTTCCTGTTGGTGAGGTTGAGTTGGAGTTCATTCCACAATTAAAGGATGAAGTTAGCAGGGCGCAAGCTTATATCAACAGTTATGAAAATACCCTTAATGGAAATTTAGATCCTGAAGGAGCTGTAACGGTGCGTCTAGAAGGATTAAAGCAGGAGCAGAATGAATTGTTGATTAGAAATATCAGTGGGCAGTGCAGCAATCTTTTTTGGACATATCTTTCCCAAGAAGAGAGAAATGCTGTTCAACCAGCATTGTTAAAGGTACTTTTTAATAGAATGGAGACCGAATTGCCCGCCAATATCAAAAAGACCCTTTTTGGCCTTTATTCTTCAGTAGCTTACAGTAAAGATGCCAAGGAACAGTTGTACAAAATATGGAGTAAGGAAACTGTGATTCCCAACTTGAATCTCAATGAGGATGATTATACAGAATTAGCCATGAAGCTGATACTATTTGAACACCCCAAGACTGAAGAAATCATCAAAATCACCAAAGATGCTATCATCAACCCTGATAAGCTGGAGAGGTTTGAATTTCTTTTATCAGCCTTGTCAGCAGATGAAAATCAAAGAGATGCAAAGGCAGCGGGATTTGCCCAAGCTGTCAATAGGGAAAAAGAAGCCTGGGTAAGTGCAGCATTGTCTTTTATCCACCATCCTTTGAGACAGAACAGTGGAATAAAGCACTTGCGTGCAAGTTTGGATTTACTGGATGAAGTGCAAAGGACCGGGGATATATTCTTTCCAAAGGCCTGGCTGAACAGTACCATAGGCCGTTATAGCTCTCCAGAAGCTCATAGGATTCTAAATGAATTTCTCGATGATAATCCAGATTTAAATCCAGTGTTGTGGAAAAAGTTAATGCAGGCATCAGATGATTTAGTCAGAGTAAATAGCTAG